A stretch of the Notamacropus eugenii isolate mMacEug1 chromosome 2, mMacEug1.pri_v2, whole genome shotgun sequence genome encodes the following:
- the KCNK7 gene encoding potassium channel subfamily K member 7, translating into MLGMGPRARYWLLLACYLAYLLLGSAVFMAIEGPPESRLREQLLGHLAAFQTDHQDCLSPGKLEVLLEAVLQAQAYGVSALGNATEPENWDFASALFFAVSILTTTGYGHTALLSDGGKAFCVAFAGLGLPAGLVLVAVLHQHLLHPLRHLVSWLATRCGLLPSRVPWLQASVLGLILASIFVLLPSLVLWSQEDHWSLLDACYFCFMSLSTIGLGDFVPGQDRHPALYWLSQLALICYLLLGLLVLLSTLETVSGLKEVQTVMDFFIYSGSKSPEDQRGIVTQDVLTLSHCPLPSTSPGTGHHLQNCPTEPEVSTPSIV; encoded by the exons ATGTTGGGCATGGGGCCCAGGGCCCGGTACTGGCTGCTCCTGGCTTGTTATCTGGCCTATTTACTGCTGGGGTCTGCTGTGTTCATGGCCATTGAGGGTCCCCCTGAGAGCAGGCTCCGGGAACAGCTGCTGGGGCACCTGGCTGCCTTCCAGACAGATCACCAGGATTGCCTGTCCCCCGGGAAGCTGGAGGTGCTGCTGGAGGCAGTCCTGCAAGCCCAGGCCTATGGCGTCTCTGCCCTGGGCAATGCCACCGAGCCTGAGAACTGGGACTTTGCCTCTGCCCTATTCTTTGCTGTCAGTATCCTCACCACCACAG GCTACGGCCACACGGCCCTGCTCTCTGATGGCGGGAAGGCTTTCTGTGTGGCCTTCGCAGGACTGGGCCTGCCCGCGGGTCTTGTGCTGGTGGCAGTCCTGCACCAGCACCTGCTGCACCCACTGCGCCATCTGGTGAGCTGGCTGGCCACCCGCTGCGGCCTGCTTCCCTCCAGGGTCCCCTGGCTCCAGGCTTCAGTGCTGGGCCTGATACTTGCAAGCATCTTTGTACTGCTTCCTAGCCTGGTGctttggagccaggaggaccaCTGGAGTCTGCTGGATGCCTGCTACTTCTGCTTTATGTCGCTCAGTACAATTGGGCTGGGGGACTTCGTGCCGGGCCAGGACCGCCACCCTGCCCTCTACTGGCTTTCCCAGCTGGCTCTCATCT GTTACCTGCTTCTGGGGTTGCTGGTCCTGCTATCAACTCTGGAGACTGTCTCAGGGCTAAAGGAGGTTCAAACAGTGATGGATTTCTTCATCTACAGTGGCTCCAAGAGCCCGGAGGACCAAAGGGGCATTGTGACTCAGGACGTTCTTACCCTTAGCCACTGCCCACTCCCCAGTACCTCCCCTGGGACAGGTCACCACCTCCAGAACTGCCCAACAGAACCTGAAGTGTCCACCCCCTCCATAGTATGA
- the MAP3K11 gene encoding mitogen-activated protein kinase kinase kinase 11, with protein sequence MEPLKNLLLKSPLGAWNGGGRAEGAPKTAYSNPVWTALFDYEASGRDELTLRKGDRVEVLSRDAAISGDEGWWAGKVGDQVGIFPSNYVSRGGPPQPEVARFQELRLEEVIGVGGFGKVYRGSWRGELVAVKAARQDPDEDISVTAESVRQEARLFAMLAHPNIIALKAVCLEEPNLCLVMEYAAGGPLSRALAGRRVPPHVLVNWGVQIARGMHYLHCEALVPVIHRDLKSNNILLLQPVEGDDVEHKTLKITDFGLAREWHKTTQMSAAGTYAWMAPEVIKASTFSKGSDVWSFGVLLWELLTGEVPYRGIDGLAVAYGVAVNKLTLPIPSTCPEPFAQLMADCWAQDPHRRPDFSVILQQLSALEAQVLREMPRDSFHSMQDGWKREIQGLFDEIRAKEKELLSREEELTRAAREQRSQAEQLRRREHLLAQWELEVFERELTLLLQQVDRERPHVRRRRGTFKRSKLRARDGGERISMPLDFKHRITVQASPGLDRRKNVFEVGPGDSPTFPRFRAIQLEAADTGQVWGRQSPRRLDDPGNGERRPCWAWGPGSPKPGEAQNGRRQSRMDETTWYLDSNDPSPLGSPSTPPTLNGDIRPPEPEEPRRAGPSDRSGTPKIIQRALLRGTALLASLGLGRDLQQAGGGARDKGDTTPEEASSSPPSPLIRFSPKTPDAPTSPLSLDAETPPSPPLLDLGTPGGQPSAKSPRREEAIRGGAVSPPPGAFRSPPGTPRSPTLGLIGRPRPSPLRSRIDPWSFVSTGPRPSPLPSPQPVPRRAPWTLFPDSDPFQDSPTFNPFGPESPQNRRAQTKDMGGQAPWGATEPEESP encoded by the exons ATGGAGCCCCTCAAGAACTTGCTCCTCAAGAGCCCCCTGGGGGCCTGGAACGGAGGGGGGCGGGCCGAGGGCGCCCCCAAGACCGCCTACTCCAACCCCGTGTGGACGGCGCTCTTCGACTACGAGGCCAGCGGCCGCGACGAGCTGACCCTGCGCAAGGGCGACCGGGTGGAGGTGCTGTCCCGGGACGCGGCCATCTCCGGGGACGAGGGCTGGTGGGCGGGCAAGGTGGGCGACCAGGTGGGCATCTTCCCGTCCAACTACGTGTCCCGCGGCGGCCCCCCGCAGCCCGAGGTGGCCCGCTTCCAGGAGCTGCGCCTGGAGGAGGTGATCGGAGTGGGGGGCTTCGGCAAGGTGTACCGGGGCAGCTGGCGGGGCGAGCTGGTGGCGGTCAAGGCTGCCCGCCAGGACCCAGACGAGGACATCAGCGTGACGGCCGAGAGTGTCCGCCAGGAGGCTCGCCTCTTCGCCATGCTGGCGCACCCCAACATCATCGCGCTCAAGGCAGTCTGCCTGGAGGAGCCCAACCTGTGCCTGGTGATGGAGTACGCGGCCGGAGGGCCCCTCAGCCGGGCGCTGGCCGGCCGCAGGGTCCCCCCTCACGTGCTGGTCAACTGGGGGGTGCAGATAGCCAGGGGGATGCACTACCTACACTGCGAGGCTCTGGTCCCTGTCATTCACCGGGACCTCAAGTCTAACAACA ttCTACTGCTACAGCCTGTCGAGGGGGACGATGTGGAGCACAAGACCCTGAAGATCACTGACTTTGGCCTGGCTCGAGAATGGCACAAGACCACCCAGATGAGTGCCGCTGGCACCTATGCCTGGATGGCCCCTGAAGTCATCAAGGCCTCCACCTTCTCCAAGGGCAGCGATGTGTGGAG CTTTGGGgtgctgctgtgggagctgctgacTGGAGAGGTGCCTTACCGTGGCATCGATGGCCTAGCTGTGGCCTATGGGGTTGCTGTGAACAAGCTCACCCTGCCCATTCCCTCCACCTGCCCAGAGCCCTTTGCTCAGCTCATGGCTG aCTGCTGGGCACAGGACCCCCACCGCCGGCCAGACTTCTCAGTCATTCTGCAACAGCTGTCAGCCTTGGAAGCCCAGGTGTTGAGGGAAATGCCCCGGGACTCCTTCCACTCCATGCAGGACGGCTGGAAGCGGGAGATCCAGGGTCTCTTTGACGAGATCCGGGCAAAGGAAAAG GAGCTGCTCAGCCGCGAGGAGGAGCTGACCCGGGCGGCGCGGGAGCAGCGCTCCCAGGCAGAGCAGCTGCGGCGGCGCGAGCACCTGCTGGCTCAGTGGGAGCTGGAGGTGTTCGAGCGCGAGCTGACCCTGCTGCTGCAGCAGGTGGACCGAGAGCGGCCTCACGTGCGCCGCCGCCGGGGCACCTTCAAGCGCAGCAAGCTGCGGGCGCGAGACGGCGGCGAGAGGATCAGCATGCCTCTCG ACTTCAAGCACCGGATCACCGTGCAGGCCTCTCCTGGCTTGGACCGAAGGAAAAACGTCTTTGAGGTCGGCCCCGGGGACTCGCCCACTTTCCCACGCTTCAGGGCCATACAGT tgGAAGCTGCAGACACAGGGCAGGTCTGGGGTCGCCAATCCCCACGACGCTTGGATGACCCAGGAAATGGGGAGCGCCGGCCATGCTGGGCCTGGGGGCCTGGGTCCCCTAAGCCAGGGGAGGCTCAGAATGGGAG gagGCAGTCCCGAATGGACGAGACAACCTGGTACCTGGACTCCAATGACCCATCCCCGCTGGGGTCTCCATCCACCCCCCCCACGCTCAATG GTGACATCCGCCCCCCAGAGCCTGAGGAGCCACGGCGAGCAGGCCCCTCGGATCGGAGTGGGACTCCCAAAATCATCCAGCGTGCCCTGCTCCGGGGGACAGCTCTGTTAGCCTCTCTGGGGCTGGGCCGGGACTTGCAGCAGGCTGGTGGTGGGGCCCGAGACAAGGGAGACACTACCCCAGAAGAGGCATCAtcatcacccccctcccccctcattcGCTTCTCTCCCAAAACTCCAGATGCCCCGACCTCTCCACTGAGCCTAGATGCTGAGACACCTCCCAGCCCCCcacttcttgacctgggaaccccTGGGGGGCAGCCCTCTGCCAAAAGCCCACGCCGAGAGGAGGCAATACGGG GTGGGGCTGTCTCACCCCCTCCTGGGGCCTTCCGTTCCCCTCCTGGCACCCCCCGATCCCCAACGCTGGGCCTCATCGGCAGGCCTAGGCCTTCACCCCTCCGGAGCCGCATTGATCCCTGGAGCTTTGTGTCCACTGGACCCCGCCCATCCCCGCTTCCATCTCCACAGCCTGTCCCCCGTCGAGCTCCCTGGACCCTGTTCCCAGACTCAGATCCCTTCCAGGACTCCCCAACTTTCAACCCTTTTGGCCCAGAATCCCCACAGAATAGGAGAGCCCAGACCAAAGACATGGGGGGCCAGGCTCCTTGGGGAGCCACAGAACCAGAGGAGAGCCCCTGA